In one Rutidosis leptorrhynchoides isolate AG116_Rl617_1_P2 chromosome 8, CSIRO_AGI_Rlap_v1, whole genome shotgun sequence genomic region, the following are encoded:
- the LOC139863534 gene encoding serine/threonine-protein phosphatase 7 long form homolog — MTPDQWSDFDGQYLGIDVPPIKIKSEHILISALCAELNEPVGETDRSHQQRARVYLLAALSSFLFPDGNSTSSPLNYVRHLINFERLSWGSTVLAHVYRNFCCTAEKTDQSGINGAMLLVQHWLYERIPSLVPRLLHDIVLTSNAPLDGPYGVRWYGRRSFELTPTHVLSTCRSAFSAILSNEFLWLSYRTIINRLPAECRDDVNL, encoded by the exons ATGACGCCGGATCAATGGTCTGATTTTGATGGCCAATATTTAGGGATTGATGTTCCTCCTATTAAAATAAAATCAGAACACATCTTAATATCTGCTTTATGCGCGGAGTTGAATGAGCCCGTTGGTGAGACTGATAGATCTCACCAACAACGGGCTAGAGTTTATTTGTTAGCTGCTTTGTCTTCCTTTCTATTCCCTGATGGTAATTCGACTAGTTCTCCGTTAAACTATGTGCGTCACCTCATCAACTTTGAACGTTTGAGTTGGGGAAGTACGGTGCTCGCACATGTATATAGAAATTTTTGTTGTACAGCTGAAAAGACAGATCAATCAGGCATAAATGGTGCGATGCTTTTAGTGCAACATTGGTTGTATGAAAGAATTCCAAGTCTTGTGCCACGTCTTTTGCATGATATAGTCTTGACATCCAATGCTCCTTTGGATGGACCGTATGGTGTGAG GTGGTATGGTCGCCGGAGCTTCGAACTTACACCCACACATGTATTGAGTACGTGTCGCTCAGCATTTTCAGCGATACTCTCAAATGAG TTTCTTTGGCTTTCGTATCGAACAATTATCAACCGTCTACCCGCTGAGTGTAGAGATGATGTTAACTTGTAG